In Crassostrea angulata isolate pt1a10 chromosome 6, ASM2561291v2, whole genome shotgun sequence, a genomic segment contains:
- the LOC128187653 gene encoding uncharacterized protein LOC128187653, with protein MRVHVFGNKPSPSVATYGLHRTALDAKDSFGPDVTDFVLKHFYVDDGLISVPTEKQAVDLMKRTQHALAVHGNLRLHKIASNSKDVVREFDPDDLSKELKSLELSADLPVQRSLGLYWNMNIDTFTFQISSEEKPLTRRGVLSVINSIYDPLGFAAPVTIEGKLILRQLTVGSTGWDEPLIDIEGQKWQTWKRMLSDLQDVSIPRQYVPCSLQGNIRIKLHVFCDTSEKAIAAVAYIHVIYDENKHYVGFVIGKTKVAPPHGHTIPRLELCSALLAVEIFQLANEHLNIEFDSVRFYSDSRVVLGYITNQTRHSS; from the coding sequence ATGAGGGTCCATGTGTTCGGAAATAAACCATCGCCCTCCGTAGCCACGTACGGTCTACACAGAACTGCATTAGACGCTAAGGATTCCTTTGGACCAGATGTCACAGACTTTGTTCTGAAACACTTCTACGTAGACGACGGTTTGATATCTGTACCCACCGAGAAACAAGCAGTAGACCTGATGAAACGAACTCAACATGCTTTAGCTGTTCATGGTAATTTACGTCTGCATAAGATTGCTTCAAACAGCAAGGATGTCGTACGAGAATTTGATCCAGACGATCTGTCGAAGGAGCTAAAGAGCCTAGAACTATCAGCTGACTTACCTGTACAAAGGAGCTTAGGACTCTACTGGAACATGAACATTGATACATTTACCTTCCAGATCTCCAGCGAGGAGAAACCCTTGACTCGTCGTGGAGTATTATCTGTGATAAACAGTATCTACGATCCCTTAGGATTTGCCGCACCGGTGACGATAGAAGGGAAGCTGATACTGCGCCAGCTGACAGTCGGAAGCACTGGATGGGACGAGCCACTCATCGATATCGAAGGACAGAAATGGCAGACATGGAAAAGGATGCTTTCCGATCTCCAAGATGTATCCATACCCCGTCAGTATGTTCCATGTTCTCTGCAAGGGAATATTCGTATCAAGCTACATGTGTTTTGTGACACATCTGAGAAAGCAATTGCTGCGGTTGCCTACATTCATGTGATTTATGATGAAAACAAACACTATGTAGGATTTGTTATTGGGAAGACCAAAGTTGCGCCCCCTCATGGGCATACGATACCAAGACTCGAATTGTGCTCTGCTCTTCTTGCAGTTGAAATCTTCCAATTGGCCAATGAACATTTGAACATCGAGTTTGACTCTGTGAGATTCTACTCCGATAGTAGAGTAGTTCTGGGGTATATTACCAACCAGACAAGGCATAGCAGCTAA
- the LOC128187654 gene encoding uncharacterized protein LOC128187654, which translates to MRQSLEPDDASNLITCKSDVNTYLSEVEPVPEATSGQSIVDRFERFSQWSRLVRAFGILKTRARQRRKKTSYNQSVAFSEAENFIISVVQHSVYSEKIRCISSAQALQRGSTIQALGPVLDEQGILRVGGRLNKLKLDNFEKNPAIIPGSHHIATLLVRHHHDLLKHQGRHLTEGAVRSAGLWITGGKRLVSSVIYKCITCKKLRGKIAAQKMADLPADRLEPAPPFTNVGVDVFGPWQVITRKTRGGSASSKRWGVLFTCLVTRAIHIEVVDSLSSSAFINAVRRFTSIRGKVKIFRSDRGTNFIGATDDLKIDTISVEEDTLKKFLYDSGTKWICNPPHSSHFGGAW; encoded by the coding sequence ATGAGACAGTCATTAGAACCTGATGATGCCTCTAACCTGATTACCTGCAAATCTGATGTGAATACCTACCTGTCTGAAGTCGAGCCAGTACCTGAAGCTACATCTGGACAAAGTATTGTTGACAGATTTGAGCGGTTCTCTCAGTGGTCTAGACTGGTGCGTGCGTTCGGTATTCTGAAAACTAGAGCACGCCAAAGGAGAAAGAAGACGTCATACAATCAGTCTGTTGCCTTTAGTGAAGCTGAAAACTTTATCATAAGTGTAGTACAGCACAGCGTTTATAGCGAAAAGATTCGATGTATCAGCAGTGCCCAGGCCCTTCAGAGAGGAAGCACGATTCAAGCACTGGGTCCAGTCCTAGACGAGCAGGGCATCCTACGTGTAGGAGGGAGACTCAACAAATTGAAGTTGGATAACTTTGAGAAGAACCCAGCTATTATCCCAGGGTCTCATCACATTGCTACCTTACTAGTCCGTCATCACCATGACCTATTGAAACACCAGGGCCGTCACCTTACAGAGGGCGCTGTCAGATCTGCAGGACTCTGGATCACCGGAGGAAAAAGACTTGTGTCTTCAGTTATTTACAAATGCATCACCTGCAAGAAGCTGAGAGGAAAGATTGCGGCACAGAAAATGGCTGACCTCCCAGCTGACCGGCTTGAACCTGCACCTCCATTCACCAACGTCGGTGTTGACGTCTTTGGCCCCTGGCAGGTCATCACTAGAAAAACACGAGGAGGGAGTGCATCCTCCAAACGATGGGGTGTTTTATTTACATGCTTAGTGACGAGAGCGATTCACATAGAAGTAGTTGATTCGTTAAGTTCTTCAGCATTCATCAATGCAGTGCGCCGATTTACCAGTATTAGAGGGAAAGTTAAGATATTTCGGTCGGACAGAGGTACCAATTTCATTGGAGCAACAGACGACCTGAAAATTGATACCATCAGCGTTGAAGAGGACACATTGAAGAAGTTCTTATATGATTCTGGGACAAAGTGGATATGCAATCCCCCACATTCATCACACTTTGGAGGCGCTTGGTAA